The DNA region AATCAATTTTGCATCACCAAAAGAGCAGCTGTGATCCTCTGCTTCTAGTAATGAGGAGTATTTGAAACAATCTGCAAACCACTACGACTTAAAACTGCCAAGCAACATCACGGACTTTAGTTCTCTCCAAGTAAAACGTTCTCATTGTTAGCCAGAAGAAGACATATCTTTTCAAAGATTCATTTATTAAGTTCTTTTTGCTTAAAACACTGTTTCTTGTGTTCTGTTTTTCTCATGCTACTGCAGACCCATGGCATTTCaaaccctttttttttctatcaaaactagtatcttttttgttgttgtttttgctggcGATTAGGAAAACAATCTCAGTCAGGAGCTTCCTCTCTCGCGTGCTGGTCCAGGGTCAACTTCAGCCTTAGCAAAGCGACCTTCTGCCCAGATTGTGCTCTATGTGTAAATGACAACGGGAAACTTTCCCCAAGCCGAGCGGTTCACCGCTCCACCGAGCGCAGCGTGGGGGGTCGCGGAAGCGGTTGAAGGGGATCCGCCGGGATTAGGCGGTGGGGTAACGCGGAGAAGAGGGTGGAGAATAGGAATCATGTGTGTCCCTCGATTGTACAACCCACATTTGAGTGACAAATGATGAGGACAACCTATAAAAACAACTAAGCGTAACTCTGCTGGAATCCGTCTCCCTTGCTGTGAGCGTACGTTTTCAACTAACTTTGGGAACTCGTAGACCCACAGTCGCGCCCCGCGCCTCCTCGCCTGCACCTCGGTTTCCCGCGCCCTGCCCGCCGTCTTCGGTGGCATCTCTTCCTCCCGGCTAAGGATGGAGGATCCCTTCACTCCCTCGACTCTGCGGCCGGCACCCAACCACTCGGAATCCAACTCTCTGGGCTGGGGTCTCAACCTGACTTCCGGTCAGGGAGTTCACGCCCAGGGGCCTCCATCGCCCGGGCCGCACAGCCGCCGCGTCCGCCTGGTCTTCCTAGGGGTCATCCTGGTGGTGGCGGTGGCCGGCAACGCCACGGTGCTGTGCCGCCTGTGCGGTGGCGGCGGGCCCTGGGCGGggcccaagcgtcgcaagatggacTTACTGCTGGTGCAGCTCGCTCTCGCCGACCTGTACGCGTGCGGGGGCACCGCGCTATCGCAGCTGGCCTGGGAGCTGCTGGGCGAGCAGCGCGCGACCGCAGGCGACGTGGCGTGTAGCTTCGTGCAGCTGCTGCAGGCGTCCGGCCGGGGTGCCTCCGCCCACCTCGTGGCGCTCATCGCCCTCGAACGCCAGCGGGCGGTGCGCCGTCCGCTGAGCCCGCCGCTGCCTACGCGCGCCCTCGCTGcggtgggctggctgctggctctGCTGCTCGCGCTGCCACCGGCCTTCGTGGTGCGCGGGGGCGCCCggtcgccgccgccgcccgctGCGCCCCCGGCAGCCCGCGCCTGGCCAGGGGAGCGTCGCTGCCGTGGCATCTTCGCGCCCCTGCCACGATGGCACCTGCAGGTCTACACGCTCTACGAGGCCATCGCGGGCTTCATGGCGCCCGTGGCGGTCATGGGCGTCGCCTGCAGCCTTCTGCTCTGTGCCTGGTGGCACCGCCGGCCCCAGGCcgtggcggcggcggcgcccTGGTCGGCAAGCCCCGGCCGAGCTCCAGTGGCCAGCGCCCTGCCCCGCGCCAAGGTGCAGAGCCTGAAGATGAGCCTCGCGCTGGCGCTGCTGTTCGTGAGCTGCGAGCTGCCCTACTTCGCGGCCCGACTGGCGGCCGCGTGGTCGTCGGGGCCCGCAGGAGACGTGGAGGACGAGGGCCTGGTGGCGGCGCTGCGCGTCGTGGGGGTGGCCCACAACGCCTTCAATCCGTTCGTCTACCTCTTCTTCCAGGCAGGCGACGGCCGGCAGCGGCTGCGGAGGCGCCTGGAAGCCGTCTTCTGCGCGCATAAAGGAGTCGCGGAGGACGACGAGGGGGCTCGCAGACACCCGGTGCTCCACCGCCACCGCTGGCCCCACCCCCACTATCACCATGCTCGGCGGGAGCGGCCAGACGAGGGCTGTCTGCGCCCACCCCCGCCGCGCCCTCGGCCGCTGCCCTGCTCCTGCGAAAGCGTCTTTTAGGTACTTGATGGCCAAAGGCAGATCAGCTGTCGCCGCGACGCAGCCTTCACGGAACATGAAGTCCGCGGGATCTGTCTAGAAGACTGCACAACTGGAAGAAGAGTGTCCGAGAGAGTCACACTGAAGCTGTCCCTTTCCTCAGTTCTCTTATTATATTTCCTTCGAATGCGTCTATTTTCCTACTCTTATAGTTTCTTTTCTCCCATCCAGTCCCTCTTACAATTCCCCAATTGTGGTGAAGAGAGAACCTTTGAGAACTTGTAAAAACTAAGTCAAAGACAGAGTTCTTATTTTTGCAGTTCTACTTCATGCTCCCATAGAGTTGTGGATAGGCCATTTATTTTAGGTAAATTGCTAAGCTTTTGGTCTTTGCTTTGTTATTAtctgttcttatttcttttgaaTCATGTTTAAATCATGGGTACCTTCGGGACCAGGGAATTTGCTTGTCTTTCAAGGAGGA from Choloepus didactylus isolate mChoDid1 chromosome 13, mChoDid1.pri, whole genome shotgun sequence includes:
- the GPR150 gene encoding probable G-protein coupled receptor 150, with translation MEDPFTPSTLRPAPNHSESNSLGWGLNLTSGQGVHAQGPPSPGPHSRRVRLVFLGVILVVAVAGNATVLCRLCGGGGPWAGPKRRKMDLLLVQLALADLYACGGTALSQLAWELLGEQRATAGDVACSFVQLLQASGRGASAHLVALIALERQRAVRRPLSPPLPTRALAAVGWLLALLLALPPAFVVRGGARSPPPPAAPPAARAWPGERRCRGIFAPLPRWHLQVYTLYEAIAGFMAPVAVMGVACSLLLCAWWHRRPQAVAAAAPWSASPGRAPVASALPRAKVQSLKMSLALALLFVSCELPYFAARLAAAWSSGPAGDVEDEGLVAALRVVGVAHNAFNPFVYLFFQAGDGRQRLRRRLEAVFCAHKGVAEDDEGARRHPVLHRHRWPHPHYHHARRERPDEGCLRPPPPRPRPLPCSCESVF